One segment of Dolichospermum sp. DET69 DNA contains the following:
- a CDS encoding DUF1565 domain-containing protein, whose translation MIVSQKSVNTRTNSLSFSILSLTVGLGVTSTILLITSVSSVFAQVPMGVEQILQGEKTISQINQSFVNPNTGNDKTGNGSISAPWQTIGQALEASPSNSVIILSPGTYSTQTGEVFPLMLKPGVAIQGDINSKGSTVTITGGGEYLSRSFGGQNVAIVGANQASLSGVTVTNSNPRGYGLWIESSNILVRENTFTNNTQDGIAVAGDGTPSISKNSFVRNGANGITISGNARPEIRENIFQETGFGINIAQNAAPVVVANQIQNNRSGIIVQANATPMLRNNLLQGNREDGLVVIAQARPDLGTSYDPGKNIFRNNGRYDINAQSAKLVFSAAGNNLVSNRISGKVDLQGTTAPTARNPGSNPLSTETSARTVPNSPNQRTLTPLKFKPVPQPNQLPLLPNNLSDSSQFNYTQLDSGAIEFVAPQAAAGENIQNSAPISDPQIYPASGQNVSYRVLVLVANKQQQNFVSSLVTDAFPKVWQGRRVMQVGVFKGQESASEVINLFNSKGLKTVLEAVK comes from the coding sequence ATGATAGTTTCCCAAAAATCCGTGAATACTCGGACAAACTCCCTGAGTTTCTCAATTTTGAGTTTAACTGTTGGTTTAGGAGTGACGAGTACAATACTCTTGATAACAAGTGTAAGTAGTGTCTTTGCTCAAGTTCCTATGGGAGTCGAACAAATACTCCAAGGTGAAAAAACAATCTCTCAGATTAACCAATCATTTGTCAACCCAAATACGGGAAATGACAAAACAGGTAATGGTAGTATCAGCGCACCTTGGCAGACAATTGGCCAAGCCTTAGAAGCATCACCATCTAATAGTGTAATTATCCTCTCTCCCGGTACATATAGTACCCAAACTGGAGAAGTATTTCCTTTAATGTTAAAACCAGGTGTGGCCATTCAAGGAGATATTAACAGCAAAGGCAGCACAGTAACAATTACTGGTGGTGGCGAATACCTCAGTCGCAGTTTTGGTGGTCAAAATGTGGCCATTGTCGGTGCTAACCAAGCTAGTTTAAGTGGTGTCACCGTCACTAACTCCAATCCTCGTGGTTATGGATTATGGATTGAATCCAGTAATATTCTAGTGCGAGAAAATACCTTTACTAATAATACCCAAGATGGAATTGCTGTTGCTGGTGATGGTACACCAAGTATTAGCAAAAATTCCTTTGTTCGCAATGGCGCTAATGGTATAACTATTTCTGGCAATGCACGCCCCGAAATCAGGGAAAACATCTTTCAAGAAACTGGTTTTGGGATTAATATTGCCCAAAATGCTGCTCCCGTAGTAGTAGCTAACCAAATTCAGAACAATAGATCGGGTATTATTGTCCAAGCAAATGCTACACCAATGTTAAGGAATAATCTTCTTCAAGGTAATAGAGAAGATGGTTTAGTAGTAATTGCCCAAGCTAGACCAGATTTAGGTACGAGTTATGACCCAGGCAAGAATATATTTCGGAATAATGGTCGTTATGATATCAATGCTCAAAGTGCCAAGTTAGTATTTTCTGCGGCTGGAAATAATCTGGTTAGCAATCGTATCAGCGGTAAAGTGGATCTTCAAGGTACAACCGCACCTACAGCCAGAAATCCTGGTTCTAATCCTTTATCAACAGAAACTTCAGCCCGCACCGTTCCCAATTCTCCTAATCAAAGAACTCTAACACCTTTAAAATTTAAACCGGTTCCTCAGCCCAATCAATTGCCACTATTACCAAATAATCTGTCTGATTCATCCCAATTTAATTATACGCAACTTGATTCCGGTGCTATTGAATTTGTGGCCCCTCAAGCAGCAGCAGGGGAAAATATTCAGAATTCAGCCCCAATATCAGACCCCCAAATTTATCCGGCTTCTGGGCAAAATGTCAGTTACCGGGTGCTAGTGCTAGTTGCAAATAAGCAGCAACAGAATTTTGTCAGTTCTCTCGTCACTGACGCTTTTCCTAAAGTTTGGCAAGGCCGCAGGGTAATGCAGGTGGGAGTATTCAAGGGTCAAGAAAGTGCCTCTGAAGTGATAAACCTCTTCAATAGCAAAGGTTTAAAAACAGTGCTTGAGGCTGTAAAGTAA
- a CDS encoding S-layer homology domain-containing protein, whose product MVNSSLVATLYVNPVTGNDANTGSRANPLKSITCALKQAKTSTIIQLTTGTYSTANGEVFPLVIPPSMLIVGNEANKGQEMIISGSGEYTSHSFGVQNITLLLEGDASLLGVTVTNPATKGTGVWIESSIPTVANSTFKNCTREGIFTTGNAKPGIVDNLFINNKVSGLVMAKNSKGEVLRNVFENNALGIAISDFAAPLVANNQLSANGTAIALSRDAKPVLRRNLITNNTQGGLLVNGNAVPDLGSPQDPADNIFREQGKFDLQNVTDQKIISVGNQLSLPQVIGAIDFMAATADTPSQIGVSSRFADLEGHWAAAFVEALFSKDIISGFPDGSFQPATPINRAQYAALMTKTFQLPESNQLNKFKDVKSDFWAAKAIASAADRGFLKGFPDGTFRPENNLTKIQALVSIVNGLNLSGGNPNVLMVYRDRVQIPSYATSAVTVATQKLLVVNYPQPDQLEPLRDITRAEVAVLIYQALVATGLENPLPSAYIVKPETEIPSFSDIVGHWAEPFIRALVSMNLTQGFADGTYQPDQAMTRAQYTALIAAAFNPPAKRPSPEFTDIAKDFWAANAIEIAARGGFVGGFSDRTFRPTQNVQRLQVIVSLVNGLGLSATEQKTLTYIDQDKIPEYARTAVTIATQQKIIVNYPDPNLLAPTREATRAEVAAMVYQALVASQRTKVINSPYIVLHISN is encoded by the coding sequence ATGGTTAATTCTAGTCTTGTGGCCACACTCTATGTGAATCCTGTTACAGGAAATGATGCTAATACGGGTTCTCGTGCCAATCCCCTAAAAAGTATTACCTGCGCCCTCAAACAGGCGAAAACATCAACAATTATTCAGTTAACTACGGGAACTTATAGCACAGCCAATGGAGAGGTCTTTCCCTTAGTCATTCCACCGTCCATGTTGATAGTCGGAAATGAGGCCAATAAAGGTCAGGAAATGATCATTTCTGGCAGTGGAGAATATACCAGCCATAGTTTTGGGGTACAGAATATCACTTTACTCTTAGAAGGTGATGCCAGTCTTTTGGGTGTGACGGTGACTAATCCTGCTACTAAAGGTACTGGTGTGTGGATTGAATCATCAATACCTACCGTGGCTAATAGTACATTTAAGAACTGTACTAGAGAAGGAATTTTCACCACTGGTAATGCTAAACCGGGTATTGTAGATAATTTGTTTATTAACAATAAAGTGAGTGGGCTAGTCATGGCTAAGAATAGCAAAGGAGAAGTGCTGCGTAATGTATTTGAAAATAATGCTTTAGGCATAGCTATTAGTGATTTTGCTGCGCCTTTAGTCGCAAATAATCAACTTTCAGCCAATGGGACAGCGATCGCTCTGTCTCGTGATGCTAAACCAGTATTACGGCGGAATCTCATTACTAATAATACCCAAGGTGGTCTTTTAGTCAATGGTAATGCTGTTCCTGATTTAGGCAGTCCCCAAGATCCTGCTGACAACATTTTTCGAGAACAGGGTAAATTCGATTTACAAAATGTTACAGATCAAAAAATTATCTCTGTGGGTAATCAGTTAAGTCTTCCCCAGGTGATTGGGGCGATAGATTTCATGGCTGCTACCGCTGACACTCCTAGTCAAATAGGAGTAAGCAGTAGGTTTGCTGATTTAGAAGGACATTGGGCGGCAGCCTTCGTAGAAGCCTTATTCAGTAAAGATATTATTAGTGGTTTTCCTGATGGCTCTTTTCAACCAGCCACACCAATTAACCGCGCCCAATATGCGGCCTTGATGACAAAGACATTTCAACTACCCGAAAGTAATCAACTAAATAAGTTCAAAGATGTAAAATCAGACTTTTGGGCGGCTAAAGCCATAGCCAGTGCTGCGGATAGAGGCTTTTTGAAAGGCTTTCCCGATGGCACATTTCGTCCAGAAAACAACTTAACCAAAATTCAGGCACTAGTCTCCATTGTTAACGGTTTAAACTTAAGTGGTGGTAATCCTAACGTTTTAATGGTATACCGTGATCGCGTCCAGATTCCTAGTTACGCTACCAGTGCCGTGACAGTGGCTACGCAAAAACTATTAGTTGTCAATTATCCTCAACCAGATCAATTAGAACCACTGCGGGACATCACTCGCGCTGAAGTAGCAGTTCTCATTTATCAGGCACTCGTGGCCACAGGGTTAGAAAATCCTCTGCCCTCTGCCTATATTGTCAAACCAGAGACAGAGATTCCCTCTTTTTCCGATATTGTTGGCCATTGGGCAGAACCATTTATTCGGGCATTAGTTAGTATGAACTTAACTCAGGGTTTTGCTGATGGCACATACCAACCAGATCAAGCTATGACCCGCGCCCAATACACAGCTTTAATCGCCGCTGCCTTTAATCCCCCAGCGAAACGTCCTTCCCCAGAATTTACAGACATCGCCAAAGATTTTTGGGCAGCTAACGCCATTGAAATAGCAGCCAGAGGCGGTTTTGTGGGCGGATTTAGCGATCGCACCTTCCGTCCTACCCAAAACGTTCAACGGCTACAAGTCATAGTCTCCTTGGTTAACGGATTGGGACTTTCGGCAACTGAACAAAAAACCCTAACCTATATTGACCAAGATAAAATTCCCGAATATGCCCGAACAGCAGTTACCATCGCTACCCAGCAGAAAATTATTGTTAATTATCCAGATCCCAACTTACTAGCACCCACCAGGGAAGCCACTCGTGCCGAAGTTGCCGCCATGGTATATCAGGCATTAGTAGCCAGTCAACGCACAAAAGTTATTAACTCACCATATATTGTTTTGCATATCAGCAATTGA
- a CDS encoding amidase, with the protein MNNNDLAFTPALELAQLIRLREVSPLELVEVYLERIERLNPQLGSYFTVTAAKAIADAKNKTELLTTTSELPPFFGVPISIKDLSAVAGVTCTYGNPALLNNIANHDDGVVTKIKQAGFIILGKTATSELGSCPYTEPPGFPPARNPWNLEYTPGGSSGGAAASVAAGLSAIAQGSDGGGSVRGPAACCGVVGIKPARGRITKAPVGDRLGGIAVDGPLARTVADAAAMLDVMSGYVTGDPYWLPDPQPSFLAATQIKLDSLKVAFSTSIQPFGEADANCKQGVLKTVELLAQFGHQVTEQYPDFSGLIEPFIAVWQAGIAAAGIPSEALQPLNRWLLAKNGSAGEYLQALSQMQITSRQIIAFFDTVDVLVLPVYLHSPIRVGEWADLSAEETFAKIAHWVAPCPVANATGLPAIALPVGFDSNGLPLSVQLIGKPAAESTLISLAAQLEAANPWIQHRPKF; encoded by the coding sequence ATGAACAATAACGATCTAGCTTTTACTCCGGCTTTAGAATTAGCACAATTAATCCGTCTGCGGGAAGTGTCACCTTTAGAGTTGGTGGAAGTATATTTAGAGAGAATTGAACGCTTAAATCCCCAACTGGGAAGTTATTTTACAGTCACGGCTGCAAAAGCGATCGCTGATGCTAAAAACAAAACGGAATTACTGACAACGACTTCAGAATTACCGCCGTTTTTTGGTGTGCCAATTTCCATTAAAGATTTAAGTGCAGTTGCAGGTGTTACCTGTACTTACGGAAATCCGGCACTGTTAAATAATATTGCTAATCATGATGATGGCGTAGTTACAAAAATTAAACAAGCTGGATTTATTATTCTTGGTAAAACTGCAACTTCAGAATTAGGCTCTTGTCCTTACACCGAACCTCCGGGATTTCCACCAGCGAGAAACCCTTGGAATTTAGAATATACTCCGGGTGGTTCTAGTGGTGGTGCAGCAGCATCAGTAGCAGCAGGATTAAGTGCGATCGCTCAAGGTTCAGATGGTGGTGGTTCAGTCCGTGGTCCGGCGGCTTGTTGTGGTGTTGTTGGCATCAAACCAGCTAGAGGAAGAATCACTAAAGCCCCTGTAGGCGATCGCTTAGGAGGCATTGCTGTTGATGGTCCTCTTGCTCGCACAGTAGCTGATGCAGCGGCAATGTTAGATGTGATGTCTGGCTATGTGACCGGTGATCCTTATTGGTTGCCAGATCCGCAACCATCATTTCTCGCTGCGACTCAAATTAAATTAGATTCTCTAAAAGTTGCCTTTAGTACCAGTATTCAGCCCTTTGGAGAAGCTGATGCTAACTGTAAACAAGGAGTATTAAAAACAGTTGAATTATTGGCACAATTTGGACATCAAGTTACGGAACAATATCCAGACTTTAGCGGCTTAATTGAACCATTTATAGCAGTTTGGCAAGCGGGAATAGCAGCAGCAGGAATTCCCTCAGAAGCCTTACAACCTTTGAACCGCTGGTTATTAGCAAAAAATGGTTCTGCCGGTGAATATCTGCAAGCACTGTCCCAAATGCAAATTACCTCTCGGCAAATTATTGCATTTTTTGATACTGTAGATGTGTTAGTATTACCTGTTTATTTACATTCTCCCATTCGTGTAGGTGAATGGGCAGATTTGAGTGCAGAAGAGACATTTGCCAAAATTGCCCACTGGGTTGCCCCTTGCCCTGTCGCAAATGCTACCGGATTACCTGCGATCGCTCTTCCTGTCGGTTTTGATAGCAATGGTTTACCCCTGAGTGTGCAGTTAATTGGTAAACCTGCGGCTGAGTCTACTTTAATTAGTCTAGCAGCGCAATTAGAAGCCGCTAATCCTTGGATTCAACATCGGCCAAAATTTTAG
- a CDS encoding vanadium-dependent haloperoxidase has product MRSTDGFNTTVNYTPGTNPGDWQPTPPANASALLPQWGQVTPFGLTSGSQFRPAGEPALTSDQYTTEFNQVKDLGSINSTTRTADQTEIAKFWADGSGTFTPPGHWNQIAQNAAATKGNSLVDNARLFALLDISLADAGIAAWDAKYTENSWRPITAIQKADTDGNPNTTADTNWKPLITTPPFPSYISGHSTFSGAAATVLTTILGDNVSFSLNSLGTPGVNRTFTNFNAAANEAGISRIYGGIHFNADNNVDGLATGKSVGNYVLQNLLTKDVQAPVIQASLTNDTGSSNTDKITNNPAISGTVTDENAIAVFRAKLDSGAFVDVLGTLQKVGFSLDSAKLKEINGNTDLSQGEHTLGLEATDSKGNVSAVLNYSFTLDSVSPIAAITSDLSNEPTSLDVTVSEVVSGEVFAQGSYSLKVVGGSNDGQSVVINSLTKVSDTLVRLS; this is encoded by the coding sequence TTGCGGAGTACAGATGGGTTCAATACCACCGTAAATTATACACCTGGAACTAACCCTGGTGATTGGCAACCAACACCACCAGCTAATGCTTCAGCTTTGTTACCACAATGGGGACAGGTGACACCATTCGGATTAACCAGTGGTTCTCAATTCCGTCCTGCTGGTGAACCCGCTTTAACGAGTGATCAATATACTACAGAGTTCAATCAGGTTAAGGATTTAGGCAGTATTAATAGTACCACCCGCACTGCTGACCAAACAGAAATTGCCAAATTCTGGGCAGACGGTTCAGGTACATTTACACCTCCTGGACACTGGAATCAAATTGCTCAAAATGCCGCTGCAACCAAGGGTAATTCCTTAGTAGATAATGCCCGTTTATTTGCCTTATTGGATATTTCCTTGGCTGATGCAGGAATTGCTGCTTGGGATGCTAAATATACCGAAAATTCTTGGCGACCCATTACCGCAATTCAAAAAGCTGATACAGATGGTAATCCTAATACCACTGCTGACACCAATTGGAAACCCCTAATTACGACACCGCCATTCCCCAGCTATATTTCTGGACATAGTACCTTTAGTGGGGCTGCGGCAACGGTATTAACGACAATTTTGGGTGATAATGTCAGCTTTAGTCTCAATTCTCTGGGAACTCCTGGTGTTAATCGTACTTTCACTAATTTTAATGCTGCTGCAAATGAAGCGGGAATTAGTCGGATTTATGGCGGGATTCATTTCAATGCAGATAATAATGTGGATGGATTAGCTACTGGTAAGTCGGTGGGTAATTATGTCTTACAAAACTTGTTAACGAAGGATGTTCAGGCTCCTGTTATTCAGGCAAGTTTAACTAATGATACGGGTAGCAGTAATACCGACAAGATTACGAATAATCCTGCTATTTCTGGCACGGTTACGGATGAAAATGCGATCGCGGTCTTCCGTGCCAAGTTGGACAGTGGGGCTTTTGTGGATGTTTTGGGAACTCTGCAAAAGGTCGGTTTTAGTTTAGACAGTGCCAAGCTGAAGGAAATTAATGGTAATACGGATCTTAGTCAAGGAGAACATACTCTTGGTTTAGAGGCAACAGATAGCAAGGGCAATGTTTCTGCTGTCTTGAATTACAGTTTTACCTTGGATTCAGTCTCACCGATCGCGGCGATTACGAGTGATTTGAGTAACGAACCAACCAGTTTAGATGTCACGGTGAGCGAAGTTGTTTCTGGGGAAGTTTTTGCTCAGGGTTCCTACAGTTTGAAGGTTGTGGGTGGGTCCAATGATGGTCAGTCCGTTGTGATCAATTCTCTTACTAAGGTTAGTGATACTTTAGTTCGATTGAGTTAG
- a CDS encoding type II toxin-antitoxin system prevent-host-death family antitoxin: MTKLEINQFQSNLTKYLDLVIKGEKIIITQDNKPVAEISPIQRPLKRGSAKGKVWISSDFNEPLEDFKDYME, encoded by the coding sequence ATGACTAAACTAGAAATAAATCAATTCCAGTCTAATCTGACTAAATATCTTGACTTGGTAATCAAAGGAGAGAAAATCATTATTACACAAGATAATAAACCAGTGGCAGAAATTTCCCCAATTCAACGCCCATTGAAACGAGGTAGTGCTAAAGGAAAAGTGTGGATATCATCAGATTTTAACGAACCTCTCGAAGACTTTAAGGATTATATGGAATGA
- a CDS encoding type II toxin-antitoxin system VapC family toxin: protein MKLLLDTQIIIWFVNDDPQLNDHLKDLIEDKNNTIYLSIASLWEMSIKYNLGKLKFERSYQEFVELEIIQSCINLLDIKVNHLYVHSHLPLHHKDPFDRLIIAQSIAENIPLISVDSIFSQYPVTIIN from the coding sequence ATGAAATTATTATTGGATACCCAAATAATTATTTGGTTCGTTAACGATGATCCGCAACTGAATGATCATCTAAAAGATTTAATCGAAGACAAAAACAATACCATTTATTTAAGTATTGCTAGTCTTTGGGAAATGTCTATTAAATATAATTTAGGAAAACTAAAATTTGAGAGGTCATATCAAGAGTTTGTTGAGTTAGAAATTATCCAAAGTTGTATCAATTTACTTGACATCAAAGTAAACCACCTTTATGTTCATTCCCATTTGCCATTGCATCATAAAGACCCCTTTGATCGGCTCATTATTGCTCAATCCATAGCCGAAAATATTCCTCTCATCTCCGTTGATTCTATTTTTTCGCAGTACCCTGTAACAATAATCAATTAA
- a CDS encoding prevent-host-death protein — MSNALQYICDSEGQTVSVVVPIALWQEIIAERETAYLLSSPAMKARLLTARKRQDGISLEAACEKLGI, encoded by the coding sequence ATGAGTAACGCATTACAATACATCTGTGATTCAGAAGGGCAAACAGTTTCCGTAGTTGTCCCCATTGCCCTTTGGCAAGAAATAATTGCTGAGAGAGAAACTGCTTATCTACTGAGTAGTCCAGCCATGAAAGCAAGATTACTTACAGCTAGAAAACGTCAAGATGGAATTTCTTTAGAAGCAGCCTGTGAAAAACTTGGAATTTGA
- a CDS encoding Txe/YoeB family addiction module toxin, whose protein sequence is MKNLEFDADAFEDLAWWIESDRKKALKIIKLIREVQRNPFEGTGQPEALKHDLSGCWSRRIDQEHRLVYEVLDDKIRILACRFHY, encoded by the coding sequence GTGAAAAACTTGGAATTTGATGCAGATGCTTTTGAGGACTTAGCTTGGTGGATCGAAAGCGACCGTAAAAAAGCATTAAAAATCATCAAACTAATTCGTGAAGTACAACGTAATCCATTTGAAGGAACAGGACAACCTGAAGCTCTAAAACACGATCTATCTGGCTGCTGGTCACGGCGAATCGATCAAGAACATCGTCTGGTTTATGAAGTCCTAGATGATAAAATCAGAATTCTCGCCTGTCGCTTTCACTACTGA